The genomic interval AGGAATGGTTCTTACTTCATgattgaacattttttttaaggatttgtGAAGCTTGGTAGGCTTGTATCAGAGTTGGTACTTTATCAGTGCACATATTTAGCAGAGTTAGCATGGTTATTGGTTAGTACTTAAATTAGAAGACCAtaatattgttttgttttgttgctgttgctggGCACACTAGCCGTCTAGCCGCAAGAATGAGTGGGGCGGGTTCATCTGCTGGCTCCTGATGCTTAGCCAACATACTCTTTGGCACAACTTCTGCTATTCAGTACAATAATGGCTCAACTTGAAGCTACAATAATGGCTTTTGTCCATCATATTCTGTTGCAAAATCTTGCTGTGTGGCAGCATTTAGGTTTTTCTGTTGATTATAATGCTGCTGCATAAATCAGGATAGTTCATATACGTTTGGACATGCATTTATCTTTTCATTTGATATGTTATTGTGTTCCTCCTAGGCCATGAGGGGCTATTTGAATGTtttgaatatttgatgtttatttGTATACATACAGTCAAATAGTTTTGCACTTTTAAAATAGAATATTACCATGCAAGAACTTTTATGCTTCTCTCTTACATTGCCTATAACTGACAGTGTTCAGTTTGAAGATGCTCCATTTCTTTTAACTTTCTTTTAACATTTTTCAGTAAATTTCTGCCATGGAAACAACTCAGAAAGCTGATCCAGTGGAACCAGCAGCTAAGATTGTTCGACAAACCTCACAGTTCAAACGGTGGGGACGGAAACATCCATTTGTTCGATATGGGCTGCCACTTATCTCTTTGACAGTGTTTGGTGCAGTAGGACTCGCTCATCTTATACAGGGCAGGTAAACCATGTTTACCTTTCTAGACTTGGCTAAACCAATTGTCTTAATAAATATATGTGATTTTATTTAGCCATCGTGTTTCACAATTTTAAGTGCTGCTTCATTTGCATTTTGCAGCAAAGAAGTAACAAAGGAAAAGGAGGACATGGAATGGGAGGTTGTAGAAACAACAAAAGCCCTGAGCCGAACAGGACCGGTGGAAGGAGCCTACAAGCCTAAGAAGCTTTCACTAGAGGATGAGCTGAAGGTGATTATTGTGTTGATATGTGAAAAGTGGCCGATTTGATGTGTGGTGTGCCATCTTATAGTGATTGATCTAATTCATGAACTGCATCCCTGTATTTAGGCTTTGCAGCAAAAGGTGGACATAAACAACTATGACTACAAGAGGATTCCCAGACCCAATGAGAAATAATTGAAGTAAAGCATCATTTACCACCCTGAGAAGCAAAGTAAAAGTCTCATCATTTTTTCCTTCGTGACATCTGTTTAATGCTGACTGCCCAAATGAGATGAGGAAATTCCAGCATTGTAGCCGGCAACAACCTCCAGTATTATCATGAGAACTCTATGTTCTTTCTGCCACCATTATAGAGAATTAAGGTGATGATTCTTGAACTGTACGAATCAGCGTTTGTAACGACGGCACTAGGCATGATAAACTTGGCTGTAGCTTTGTATGTCTACTCTTGTGAGATTTTTTTGGTGTTGGAATACTGCCCCAGGAATGGGTGAATAAATTGCAAGACTACTCTTGACATGTGAACTACAGCTCTGTTGTATGTTATTCTTCTTCAAAGAGAATTTGAATCCCCacttcatgtatatatatactcagcTATTGTTCTAGAAATATCTTCGACAACAGCGGGGAAGTTCATATATTTGGTAGTTATTGGTACATCATTCCAAATATTGTTAAATTTAAAGTTCATCCATCCAATTTGGATCCAGAGTCAAGATGGCATTCCCAGTTTAGTCATGTACACCGTAGCCGTAGGATGGCCAATGGACGTTCCAGATCGCCCAGATTCCCATGAGATCTTCAAAACACAAAAGGTTTGGACCAAAATGCAATTGTACCCTTTTCTGCCTCTCATTCACTCCCTGTCCCGGACGCGAtgactgccgccgccgccgccgccgccggagaaatTCCGGCGGAAGATGCCCCGCCGCCAGGGGCGCTCTACTCGTTCGGGACGCCATGGCCGGAGTTCAACGAAGGGATCTCCTACATCGACACGTTCCGATGCGCCGGTTCGCTTCTCCTGCTCCCCCGCCTTCTTCAGCGTTTCTCTGCCTCCGCCCTCTTCCTTCGCTTCTTCTGATTTCTTTCATGTACAAGTAGATGCAGGCGCCACCACGACTTTGATCGAGTTCTACTCCACCAGCTACAAGAGCTCCGCGCCATT from Oryza glaberrima chromosome 3, OglaRS2, whole genome shotgun sequence carries:
- the LOC127766022 gene encoding uncharacterized protein LOC127766022; amino-acid sequence: METTQKADPVEPAAKIVRQTSQFKRWGRKHPFVRYGLPLISLTVFGAVGLAHLIQGSKEVTKEKEDMEWEVVETTKALSRTGPVEGAYKPKKLSLEDELKALQQKVDINNYDYKRIPRPNEK